The Solanum pennellii chromosome 4, SPENNV200 genomic interval TAGACATACCATATTGCTCATATTCCCCTCCATATAGataaccttagctctgataccaattgttgtgacgaaaagatgaaacaaaaaatctaacaataaagaacacaaaGTTTAACctggaaaaacccttcaaaccgaaggttaccaccacgggatcgacaagataCAAATTGCTTTACTATACGAATAAGAGggttaaaaatattcttctaatggctacacaacaagttccaaaaaagaacaaacaatagctacaccaacaaaagataaatagaaagaaacatcaCTCAAACTCAGCTTCTGTTCTAGATCTAAAACAGGATCTTGATGACCCCCGAATCCGATCTCCACCATttaaatcaaccaccaagatgtcaggaacactcagtccaaattgcagcacgatccaacggttagttaatcgggaaacacGATTTGAATATTGCTAGTCGGAGAAAAAGACTACAGCAAAATAACCCTTTTCCTTCtatcttttctcttgttgaaagctctctcaaaaacctctgtTATATTCTAATGActttcaaagaaaatatcaatgagcaattgaattattctctcaagattatcctctatttatagagttgtgcttttccttacaaagccaaaaccaactacaaataggattacaattccaatccttttcctaatagaattggaaaccaaataaagacaataattccaatcctttttcaagtaggattaggccatgggacTTTGTCTGGAAGATGGTCAATAGCCCAACAGTTATGTGCTTCACACAATTGGTAGAGGATGTTTTATATAGTGTAAGCTCTTATGAGAAACTCAGGGGTATTTGAATCAAGGATCTTTGATCTTATCCTTGAGTCATTTGTAATTGATCTGTTGAATCATGTCCATATTAGATATGTGCATGATATCAATTCTTTTCTTGCGTGAGGATTTTGAGTCTTGGCTTGATTGTCGTGTGtgatttgatcctttccttaaGTTGATTTATCTTGTACTCTTTGTAAATATTGGTGTGATGATGTTTCCTTAATATTTTCCCTTGATTTTATCTTCGATATCCTTGATTGATTTTCCTTGAATGCGGCTTTGATTTCACATGTTGTGAGATTTGATCTGattgaacaaatatttacatTCCATTCTTAACTGGTGCGCCTATCCTTAGTGTGATCACTGAGAGCATCCCGATTGTAGCCTTGTACTTGTGTTGTATCTTGTTTACTTCCTGTATCAAGAACCTGGTCAGTATGTCattattaaaatgtttgaatatgAGGTTAACAAAACATTGTCAAgtttgtaaatatttattttattttattttttttgaaaaaaagcaTAAGTACTCCCTTGAACTATGGTCGAAATTTTAAGAATATACATTTTCTTTATATGTCCTAATACCTCCTAGAACTATTTTGAAATGtaataaatacacattttttggTGTTAAGGTGGATTAGAGAGTGTTGAAagtaaataagaagtaaaaaatatgaagaaagaaaaaaattaataagtatTCAACAAATGTCCTTTCTTAATTGAACATTTTAGCATTAGTTAGTAAACATAATTGATAAGTAAGCTCAGTGACGGCTCAAGATAATTAGTGGTCTAAAGTCAAAAATAAGTTGGAAGCCTAAATTTCAGTTACTTTTTTTTCAATGTGAGATTcaagttatttatttctttttgataaaaaaggttttattttttatgatcttgtggtcttaaacataccatgtgaaagttaaatttaaaaaatggtccataaaaaagaatcttaaacaaattaaaacattctttcttttttttgctaaaaagcttaagataattttattattactaaaatATTAGGCCCTTCAATTTTGGGGTTTAAGGCATGTGCCTCATATTTAAAGGCATTGAGTCACCCTCGGAAGAAACCCTAATTAAAACAACAGTAACAAGAAATATACTCTGATGATGGGTGTATCTAAATTCATTGTGTAATGGTGGTGGTAGcaacaaaattaagttatttcaaacTTGTTTCCCATAAGATTgtagtttttcaaataattacactattaagaaaaagtaaaatatttgtgaaattcTAATTATCTTATCTTGAGAAAACATAGATTAAAGGCATATGGACTTATGGCTTAgtcttgaataatgaatatcaccttgttcaactatcaatatattttttttaatttataggaaTCTGATTTCTCATTCAAGTCTTGATGGTTTTAGGTTTGATTATGGGGTTGcatatgaatatttgaattaacaaaataataccatttctcatgattttggtgttcttattaatagcttatacataaattaaaatttcaggatgtatttttttattatgtttcaccaaaatattgaaattaagtgtgtagttcactaaattaatattttatgcttcTTGTAGAACAAATGTTTGGGGTCATATATGCCAGAAGAggttaattgtaatactagTATTAGTTATACCAGAGTTAAATTTACGgtcaaacattgtactaaaattttatacgaactatttttatatatactaccaaaTGACACCTTTACTGCTAAAGAAGTGTTAAGTATTatctattcatttataatgttaCAACAAACGCATGTCATTCCTATAGTATTTTGGTGTAAGCACTCAATACTATAAATTTCTAGTACAACAAGTAtaacatcactaatttaaatgtctaagtttttttcaaattctaaacaaaaatactttatatgtgtttgatttaACCTAAGCCAAGCAAATTTACATCAAGAGTTGCagattaaagaaatcaatgcaaatgtcagctacaaataatttctttagcATTTTTTAAACATGGAAAAATGTTACATTTGCCTCCTATTAtgcaccttttcttttaatcttagagttgtgacatgtttgtttgttgttcatGTAGTGTGTACTTTGACCTTACCTATCATACTTTTGCTTACTTTCAACAGATTATCATGCCTCCGGATGAACAAGGACTTAGTTTACCTTCTCCTGATCGACTTAGCAAGCTTAACATTCATTTAACCGATGACATTCTAAGTAGGTTGTCTTTTCGAGATGTTGTAAGAGTTAGTACACTTTCGAAGGACTGGCAATATATTTGCTGGAGAATTCCACAtgtgaagtttgatcaaacagTGTGGAAAACACCCGAGGACTTGACGTcccctaccattggatttattccAATTATTGATAGTTTCCTCAGGTTTcatagaggaataatattgaagGTCACCCTCAATATTATTAGTCTAATAGTGTGTCCTGATGTTGATCGTTTGATTTTTTCCCTTGACACTGATCATCTTCAACATTTTGTCCTTAAACTTCCATTTACTTATCCTCCATACAGGTTGCCgaacttcttttttaattgttcagCATTGAGGCATTTGTATCTCAAGGAATGTGAAATACAACTTCCATTTTTCTTTAAGGGATTTAATAAGTTGAGTAGGCTAATATTGAAATCTGTCACATTATCTTCTGATACGTTTGAATGTTTGATCTCTAATTGTCCGTTGCTTGAGGATTTGGTGCTAAAAGACATAGACAATCCGTACTTCATGAGTATTAATGCTCCGAAGCTAAGGTCATTTGTCTTTCATGGCTAGAGGACCAAGAtgattttgtcaatattttttcgTCTATTCCTGCTCTCGAGTGTTTCAGCTGGGATCTTTTTGAGGTAATGTTCCTTAATTTTACTTAATGGTAATGAATTTTCAtgtgtgctttttttttttggaatttcagTCATCCGGATTTTTGGCATTTTATTCGTAGGTCGATAATGGATAAATAAAGTAATACCAACAAGGCTTCCATCAGTTCGTAACTGTTTGAAACGCCTATTCATGTCTTGGATTACTCTTGGAGAGTTTTTTGAGCTTTCGTTTGCTCTTTGCATAATACGGAGCtctccaaatttggaagaaattgaaattaaggttgtcactaatgtttatttttctctttatcttttccatgtttttatattcGTATGTAATGACTTGAtggtttttttcttgatttttcataGAAATGTATCCTTAGTGATGGAGATTATTTCGAATGTGTGCCCCAGGAGGTTGTTGATGAGATTCCTGCAAGCTTTTCggatatcacatttaatcatCTGAGAacagttaagttttatgatgtac includes:
- the LOC107016738 gene encoding F-box/FBD/LRR-repeat protein At1g13570-like encodes the protein MPPDEQGLSLPSPDRLSKLNIHLTDDILSRLSFRDVVRVSTLSKDWQYICWRIPHVKFDQTVWKTPEDLTSPTIGFIPIIDSFLRLPNFFFNCSALRHLYLKECEIQLPFFFKGFNKLSRLILKSVTLSSDTFECLISNCPLLEDLVLKDIDNPYFMSINAPKLSWDLFEKCILSDGDYFECVPQEVVDEIPASFSDITFNHLRTVKFYDVLLEEVEMQLIKVLLAKSPALVKMVIKHRQMETNKSLNVLAEKTMFQRASSKAEVVYLVD